DNA sequence from the Plodia interpunctella isolate USDA-ARS_2022_Savannah chromosome 19, ilPloInte3.2, whole genome shotgun sequence genome:
atttaatctaaaaaaGTCTTGAGCAAACCCAAGGTTAACTTGAGGTTACCCAAGTCTTGACCAAACCCAAGGTTATCTTCGACTTTGAGAAGAAATTGGGTAAATATTGAATAGAATAATGCTTTATTTAAATGACTTAAACACACATATATGTATTGGCCAAAAACCAATTTAAATAAGTGTATGTTAACAATTTACAGAGATCAAGATCACAGCAGGGAGACAGATTCGGACAGTCATCCATGACCCCCTTGCGGTCCAGCCACTATGCATCCCGACCCACTACCACTCCTGTTGTAAGTATTTACCGATcttaaaaattatcataaattgagaatttttatttcacaattctTCATACTTTCAAAGCGGAGTGCATTggtcatataaattatgacatttatatttttcaacacagagttattattgtaaatgtcatgtttctaatttttatcatcttttgtatttaagtacgtaattatttgttatctcTCTCAATCACACATGCTCCAATTTACAATCAGAGAGAAGCCAGGGTAGGAGTGAAAAATGTAACCTATCAGTTTTAAAGATTCTCTGTAATGTTATGACCGGCCGCTTGCCTGACattaaccctctttgggaacgttattgttgcctatctaGTCAAGGCAAAATGGCTATATGTCTCTTTGGGGGATACTGGCTCAAACACCAGATGGGTGGTTGGTCTTCTTATTCTGTGACCATTTCACCCAGTACATATCCCTTACCCGCCTCGTACGACGTCTGTGGGAAGCTATGGAATGGTTTTAGGTTGGGATCACACACATTTTATTCTCAAATTCCAcatcatataaataatcaaatacttTTAGTATCTTTTAACAATTagatattttgatgtaatagCGGACACCGACTGAAGACCGAGCTCGTAACTGGCAGGCTTGTCTGGACAGAGCCTTGTCATTTGTCACTATGAAGGACCAAAGGTAAGATGGATTTGTGTGGTTTATTGTACATTCTTATATGTTCAGGGTATATAGTATGATATATCATTCATTGCGAACATTTCAAGTGAGCAAGTTGTGACATCACTCATTCGTGTCTTAGTAAGGAGCGTTTGgacgtattattatttattataatatattttcttattgtattttatgagTTTTTTATGAGTATCTTCTCCctaaatttcgtaaaaaaaattatagtattttttataaatcataaagatttttttttacatttttaatcaatacCTCAAGGCAGTGCAGCTTGCCATTTAGTACTGCGTTATGTGGCTTGCTATGCCATCGTGCGAATCCTACACCTTGTGTCTAAAAacgtgtgattttatttttgtcatatcttttaAAACATTGTCAATACGACAGCAATTTTTTCACAAGTGTTTTTATGAAGTCTTCGAAAGTGAGTGAACGAGCGTATCCCATGTCAGGCCCATCTCGAGCGTGAGCTGGCAGCGCGGCGAGAGCGCGCGCGTGCAGCCGCGGctgtgcgcgcgcgcgctgcagCTCATGCGCCCGCTCACTATCGCGCGCTTCGTGGACATCGTCGGCGCGCTGCTCACCGCCATCACCAGGGACGCCAAGCTCAACAACGACAACTATGTCACCAAGGTTCATTTCAGCACGTGTTGTGACTCATTTTGTGTTAGGTTAGCGCTCACTGAAGAAAGTCGTAGGGCACAGGCACTATGTTGTACACAAACATAACAACAGTAGGCGCAGCGGACGAGCGGTTTTCttgactttttttattaacatgttttgttagaaaattgACGCTGCGGTCCCGGCTTTAGAatttttttgctatatttttacagaaCAACTCAGAAACCttggtaataaaaaattgttgtaaTAGTGATTACAACAAACTTGACTTAACTAAGTTTGAAGCACTGTTTACTTGCTGGGACTTAGTGGAATACCAATTCAgtccttaatttttttcatttcattattgttcattttcaaaactaatttaattgttttcagACAGTAATAGTAACAgtcccatatttttttttattaattgacgtcctcggagaaaaggctgcagtgaagtttgttgtgCCACTTCTTCATCTGcgttttggaagtcggcagcagacttaattttgtataaatttttgacgCCAATACCTAATGTGATATACATTGTTATGACGTcgttatgacgacctcggtggcgcagtggtaagattcttgccactgaaccgagaggtcccgggttcgatccccggtcgggtcatgatggaaaatgatctttttctgattggcccgggtcttggatgtttatctatatatgtatttgttataaaatatggtatcgttgagttagtatctcataacacatgtctcgaacttactttgggctagctcaatctgtgtgatttgtcctgatatatttatttattgtgtatttacgtcaaaaatttaatactaatgTCTTAAGTCAAATAACATATCCtaaagtcaaataaaaaaataatttgatcaTTTACGTTTCGATGCGATGCCTGCTTTTGTGTCACGAATTCGATCGTctcgttattatttaaaaatcatatagtagtatataatttactagaagcggtggtggtgtaatggttaagactgaGGATTGAAAggacccaggttcgaatcctactcgtgccacatgcgtttgtataccaatctgactcatgtatgattattaacttgtgtgtgaaatggcactggcaatggcaaaccactccatgaaTAATACCAAGAAGGTCGTCGACACTCAGTcacgaggaatacgactatgaagaagataacTTCCTAACATAGTTTGAATCCAAATGTTTTAGAACCTCCAATAGAATAGTTCCCCCGTGTCCCCGTGTCCAGATGCCGCACCTGTCCAAGCGGCTGCTGTACCCGGGCGCGGTGTCCAAGTCGTGGCTGAAGGCCGTGAACACGCTGCACGCGTTCCCGCACGCGCTCGCGCTCATCTCCTATCTACTGGACATGCTCACGCACATCGTGAGTTATTTtaaacccccgacgcaaaaataggggtgttataagtttgaacactaaatgtgtctgtctgtgtacgtggagAAAGCAATTGCAAACCACtgcattactaatgccaagaaagttgttgtgtgtgtttaattccacgtaacgaCTCTGAAAaagtgtacgtggcaccgtatctcatcaacgggtgaaccgatttggatgcggtttttttatttgatagctaatttttatgtggtggttcttagataggtttgatgaaaatcggttcagccgttaaaaagttgtagcgaaatgaatattccGAATCGGGGGTTGCaaatttgtctaataaataaacttgtttctaGCTTATAAtgtaactagctgcgccccggggcttcgctcccatgggaatttcgggataaaaagtactaaatgtgttatttcaggttataatTCTACCAGTTTATCTAAAAacccgtccagtagattttgcgtgaaagagtaacaaaaatacatacacacatacgtcctcacaaactttcacatttataatattagtagcatTGTAATGTAACTCGTGTAcctatgtctcgggtggaatcttgcagcTCACGTTTGAAGtggatatcttcaaccgattgagttaaatttttgtacacaccacctttaatttaaatgacatattcattattaaatgagtgatttatttgaacaacTCAACATACACAAGCGTATTAacacactagatgttgcccggggcttcgctcccgtgggaattttgagataaaatatagccattagcaatcttggataatgtacctttctaatggcgaaagaatttttgaaatcggttcggtagtttcgaagattacccgcctcgagcatacaaactcacaaactcttacctctttataataatagtatagataagtaagaaaaataaaattgtgtgaaTATCAAACtgtctcacaaactttcacgcTGATAGCACTCCACTTTCCAGGAAATGCCGGTGACCGACGACTGGCTGTACATAGGAAAGGACGATTTGTCTCGACTGCGAAGGGACTATTTGGACAAATGCTGGATCAGGTATGTCTCTCCTTTCATATGAacgttacaatttttaaagctTTTATTCAGTATCTATTGTAATCAAATTGAGCACGTTAAATCTATGAAACTAGGAGAATCTACAAAAGAAGACACTGAATGGGTGACTGACTTACCGACGCACGCACAGTCCAAACCTCTAGGtctagaaacttcaaattttgcaCGTAGGTTCCTTATGTGGTCTGGGGgtgcactaagaaaggatttctTTTAACTCATCCTCTAAGGGGGTAAAAAGGGAgttcaaagtttgtatgggcaaaccagattagttaaagagtttaaatatttcactgaagGGAATCTcacgcgggcaatagctagttttACATACTactgctggcttgatgtcgtcaaggaatACATGCATGCCGATGGTCTGACTACTGAGGATGTCGACGCCCGCGCGAAATGAGAAGAAAATGTAGGGAAAGGGGATCCCCGGCTCCGCGGCTATGCGACTGGGAAGGAGCGAGGGAAAAAATGTGattgtgtgttattttttaattatttgatcgAATCATAGTAtgttaggataaatcacacagattgagctagccccaaagtaagttcgagacttgagttatgagatactaactcaacatagtttttttagaaaaagatcattttatatcatgacccgaccggggatcgaacccgggacctctcggttcagaggcaagcactttactactgcgccaccgaggtcgacaaaaTCTATGTCTATCAGTTTTTAAGGCTGTGAGTGGTTCTAAAGTAACCACACGGAATCACACGCTTCGACAGATAGTTTTAATGTAACGTATTTTCTGTACTGGCAACTCGTTGCCTCAGGTTCCAAGATCCCGGTCACCAGTTTGAGGATCTAAATGAAGAATATTTGCTGAACTTGAAGGCTCTGCTTGGAAATGATGAGGAGAAGATTGTAGAACTGCAAGAAATTATTAAGAGTGAGTTGCTTTGATTAAATCCATACTTTCTAATACatactaagtatttatatgtttatgtgAAATTAGTAGTTCATATAGTTTACTATTGTATTGTGTTTTATCAAAGATTATGATGAAAAGGTCCTAGAATGGGAGTTCGAGGGCGAAATGCGGATTTTCATTTCGGGGTGGTTGTCGTTCCGTCACAATGGGGCGCTGTGATCGGTCGGcttcacagtgcgccattatACATGTGATCGgtaatcgactcgatggtgagacgTAAATAGCAAAGTGTGTCTCTGCCTGTGTGTCAGAGTACGAGGCGTGCCTCGAGGACGAGGCGGAGACTGCGGCGCGCGAAGGCGAGACGCGGCGCGCACAGCGTCGTGCAGCACTGGCGGGCGCGCGGCGCGCTGTGGCGGTCGCGCGCCGCGCGCTCAGCGCCGACCGCGAGGCGCTGCTGGCCGCCAGGTGACCACCGGCTGCTGTTCCTGTCAGATCACCAAACGATAaccaatatttattaccaaaaaacttatataattcGAACAAATCGAACCTAAATTACTGACTTAACTAGCTTTTACATGCATGAAACTATTCTACTCTCGCCCAAAATACTAAGCActgtgataattttaataaaaacgattaattaataaataaaactacgtGCATAATTCAACTGCGGAACGGAAGAAGGATTTTTATTCAGTGTTGTCACATTCAATACATAGACAAAAACAAAGGTACCTAATAAGCCATGACATCTATCATTATACTACTTAAGTAGGTGGCGCTAGTTACTAATTTGAATATACAACAAGCACATACACATTTTAATACCCTGAGTGAATTCACAcgtatatcattaattttaacttgttaTAGGTTCTACGGTTTTTTCTGTAAGCTACACTATCGAATTGGGTTAGCCTGTAAAGATAGATCTAAGttgggaataaataaataaatacacatataaaaaaatgtatttttgccttgagtttaagttttaaattgatttgtagacctcgttcgctcggtcaattataaatgcgaaagtttgtaaggatgtatgtttgttactctttcaggCAAAATTTACAagaccaattgttatgaaatttggtacacgaatTAAGATTTATGATGTTTGTATCTAGAATCACTATCTAAATTATAGGTCATATTAgcaagtataatttataaacattttgaaagaacataatttataagaataatttcataaaatattcaaatttaatattttaaactatacaATATGAACTTCATAacataaattcattcaataacATAAATCGTCTGTTCAGTACacataaaacaagtttaattaatatgaactttagtattttttcttttattacaaTCATAGAACAGGCGAACTATGTTAAACCATCTATTACCATCTTCAAAAGCAGaagttttattcattcatgATTGAAAACTCCGACAAATGTTAAGTCCTTATAAAAGGGTTCCGTCTACAGAAAATTTTTGGGAACCGCTGACCTAAATGTTGAGTTTCCATAACAATATCAACAGAATAAACATTTCACAGATCCGACCACACAGAAGCGCTGAGGACCCTCGACGTGGAAATAGAACGGGCGACAATAGATAGCCAACAACTGAAACAGGAGCTTGAGAGTCAGACCATGTGTGTGACAGAGAGGACCAAGTTGCTGGACGAAGTGGACTATTCTAACAGGGTGCTGGATTCTAAACGCGATCTGGCTGAACAGATTGCCAAGGTTAGTGATATACACTTTCAATTCTCACTCATCCTTGGTCCCGGTTTCATTCGTGGCTGCGACATCTGATGCCCGGAgcctatataaaaaattaaccttgcaattttgcaagttaaatttcacctacttcaTAATGGATAGGCTCCAGActagggaactcctcaacggtttctTGCACggtttttgtcacgcgttgaatgcaattAGATCTTGCCCTGACCGGATATGAAACCCGGGACTTCCAGTGtaaccattaggccacggaagTAGTCACAGAGAGTGATTAacaatatatctatactagcttttgcctgcaaTTTCGTATGTAAGTAagaatccgtttcccgtgggaatttcaggaaatccctccttagtgctcccctacaatgtcctaggaacctacacaccaaatttcagctttctacgctcagtagtttcggctgtgcgttgcctttgagtcagtcagtcactcagtaacgcaagagttttatatatatatagatattttttttcttattgttatCAGATGGTTCTGAGTAAAGAAACAGAGTTGGCATTATGGCAGAAGAAGACGCTGTCGAGTTGTGTGGAGTTCAAACAGGGACTCATACATCTGTCCGGTCAGTTCCCAGACTTGGCACTGAGTATTGATGAGAAGTGAGTATCCTTACATCctattaatagtataaatgcgaaggtttgtgaggatgtgtgtgtgtttgttcaACTTTAAACCTTCGAGCCGGATATTAACCAGAGACCATTTGCTTTTAAACGTAGGTCCTTCGAGCTGGATATGAACCGGCGACCTATGGAccttttatttcacaaatcaACAATACAGTGTCGGctatatattcaattttaaacaatatatttttaatagcctTTTTTATGTATCCCACTATTGGGCATAATCTATGGAAGACAAAAGGGGAGGTTTTTgccacatatttttatgaaaaattagcgaagccgggacttccgtcccggcttcgatcgggtaaaaacatactaaattattcacattatctattggtgaaaaccgtatgaaaatccatgcagtagtttttgagcttatcgcgaacagactgACAGACGCAGTacaggactttgttttatattgaaagAAGATAAATAGTTTGAACCCAGGTCTGTAATGGATGTGGTGTGTCAGGGAGCTGATGGAGCCGGAGTGCGCGGCGCTGGTGTCGTCGGCGGTGGCGCGGCTGCGGCGGCGCGCGGAGGAACTCGCGGGcgagcgcgcgcgccgcgTGCACTCGCGcgtcgcgcgcgcgcgccaGCGGCACGCTCACATGGTcgacactatttatttattttattactcacGCACATTGCAGTGCGAGAGATCTCCGCCGCATCCGAAGCTACACGAGCCAACACGAGCTTTATgcgttttttaataatttagttaaaaaaatattccactaagaaatgaaagaaattgataaGAATGCTGGTGCTACaaaaaaccataaataaatatctttcgCCATTTATTTCCAGCAGTCGTTcagaaatgctagtagtttgtagttttagTACTTAAAATATGACGTAAAAAGTGCCGGAAGGTCTAAgttctgaataaaaaatattttgtgattttgacATATTAAAAGCTAATTAAACTGATGCGCGTGcgttttgaaaattgaatgTGTTCTGGAAACTGTTGAATGCAACCGGTCTcgtaatatttgtttcaatatttttgcagGAGGAAACCCGCGCCAAAATATCCGAACTCAAAGCCACCATAACCCGCGAACAAGAATCCCTAGAAACCGAACAGGCCATAGAAACTGCCGAAGCGAACGCTTGGTCCCAACAGTTACAGGAGATCAACACAAAAATGGAGGAACTAAAGAAAAATCAAGAGGTTTATAGCCAAGCCGAGTCAGAATTGGAGTTTTGGGAGAAACAAGAAGTTGCTtggaatgaaaaattaaaagaaatgagGGAATATATAGTGTATCAAAAGGCAGAGTGTGATAGAATGTTGGAAGCTGCTAAAGAGAAAAGAGCTAACATGTTAATGGAGTGTGTCAAACAGTGGAATGGGAAGGTCGTCTTGTGAATTTGGTCTTGtaacacatacaaaataaaaataagctatTTTAGACattaataatgagatgaaaaatctAGTTATACAGGATAGACGTGAGttcaattgaaaataataatatcattattattttcaaagttaataattaattaaaattaaaaactacatgtgacatgtataacaattCCATCTGTAAATAAgcttaataaacatattttttacaagcatttagatatttttatcaacagTTCACatcgaagtttttttaagtgttttaacaaaacattCTGAGCTATTTTGTAACACCAAAGTATTATAAGGGCCTAatctaaaaactaaaattatgctaaataaacaaatagcatttaaatagtttagacaaaaacacataggtacagacaaacagatttGATAGCTAATAGATAGACCCGTCATATGTTCCACTTCACTCATACAAGAAATATGCGcgcgtattagaaatacacaaGAGACAAGACAGAGCGctgatattattttgttcctCATAACGTGCCCGGCccaattttagataaaatttatcatagacatagacgaaaccttcagttGGCTACTTTTCATCGTCTATTTTTGCTAACGTTAACACAACTGTGCTTCCAAAGAATTTTGTGGGTGCATCgtatgtatatagttaaagaaCCCTGATCAatcataggctacttttcagcccccaaatgactataatagTTTCGTTTCGtcacgcgggcggagccgcgaACAAAAGCtggttttgtaaataaaaatgttcacgattatgtgtaatattttatttaatctgtcATCACCCAACACTGATATTTAAATCAACACTTTTCTCAACATTCTCGCACAATAACTTCAGGTCGCTCtgtgcccagcagtgggcgTGGGCGGGTTTCTTAGTCTTCTGTTCCACCATCTTTGGAGGCGGTACTGCAGGTTTAAACGCCATTTGGGAGCCATCATAAACgtcgaatatttttgttggtgTCCTGTAACAattgatgaattttatttgttttaaacttaCACACTTGGCACAGCAATacagtttgtaaaaatataatagacagacttttgcGTCAAACAGAGAGTGCTAAGTGGGtgcaaaatatatcttaactaatattataaatgcgaaagtatgtttggttgttacctcttcacgctctatctactcaagcaatcgccttgaaatttggcatatatATAGTtggaagtacggagaaggacatagggtaccttcatcacggaaaaataactgctcccatggaaaaaatagataaaaactatttgttaCTGTTTCACACAATTacagacaaagaaaaataatataagtaaaaatacataaaactaacAATTACATAGTGCcataaagtaacaaaaaggCTACAGCTCAGCTAAGTATATGTTACCCAGATAAGTAAcagctgattttcagctgacATCTTTGAGGTAGCGCGGACGAGAACTGAGGTAGAAATGAATGTAACAGATTCTTAACTTAGGCTAATAATAGATAGTTACATATATGCATAAAAtgttacagaaaataaaaatctagtaAATGATAAAAGTTAGCTTACATCTTACAAAACTCCGTTGGCAAGTTCCGTTCATGTAGCGCTGTGGCGGCGCTCCTGACGGCGGGGTGCAGGTGGCGGCGCAGCGCAGACAACTCGGCGAGCGAGGCGCTGTCCGCGCCGCAGTGCTCCGGGGACGTGAGCTGCGCATCATACCGCCCACACCCGCTGTCCGGGTCCGGCTCTAGCAGCGACGATACTGGTTTACTTTGCTGTAGATAAATTATGTCGCTATTGTGTGTTGGTCTATCCATATAAACCACCCTACATGGAACGGGCCGTAGTAGATTATACACCACTAGCGGCTcgtaccggcttcgctcgaataaaatcacaccaataataaattaaatttaggtatttaagGTGTGTTCTTTCTCTTGAATCCCTGTATCTACTCAATGcctgcatcaaaatcaaaatttatttaagttattaactataagttttccaaaaaatacattatcaaTAAGCATTACAATATTCGTATACGTAAATGTTTCTTTTGGCCAATCAAATTACTGCCCACTATAAGGTGATTAGACGAAGATTTTACTCTAAAGCACAAACAAACGGTcgttacacattttttaaaatttatttatccagaaaaacagttacattttatcactaaacaaaaaatccCCAAACTGTAAACCAGTATGTCGACGAAAAACAAATACACTCACTTTTGACataacctaatattatattaaactaacatttttctattattacgAGTAATATCTGTCTAATTAATCACGGTTCCAagcaaaattttctttaacatGTATAAGgagaataagaaaaataatacctGTATTAAGTTGTGCAACAAGACGAGACACGCCAGAGCGCCATTCGGCTGCAGCTGCAGAGACAGCTCGGCCAATCGTTTGCCGAACGCCTGCAACACGTTCGCGGACACGCGCCGCGCTCGCGAACATATCTGCGCGATCGCTTCGATCACCAGACGAGCGTCTGTGTGCGTTATACCTGGACACAATGTCAATAGGGTAGAAAATAGGTATAATCTagttaaaatagataataatatatcaatataatgatatattattaaaacaaactcaaccatcattaaaaactatgttgtaacaatttttatcaagtttcaccataaatgtaatattgaatgtagctgtcgaacaaatatagttttctttgcGAACATTTTAGCAAGTTGTGATGTCACTTCTACGTGTCATTTAGTGTCTCTCGGAACCATAcgttataaaaaatcatgGTAAAATAGGCACTTTTTACGTcgaattttatatgaaataaataaaaatataataaaataaataaaaaataacattattatataatttttcaatattatatttctcaaTTCTTTAAACCACgtaacgaattttgatgcaattttcactattacttagacaatttattcttGAAGGATTATAGACTGGCGTTTATCTATAATCCTTCAAGTCGAGGCGTCCGGGTaccaattttattcatttagtaCAAAGGAAATTCATTTAGAAAAAGGAATTAGTAcaaaggaaattattttctcagtCTGATCTATTACAATCATTATTCCACACCGaaatagttttgtaaaaaatatatactaattacGGAACttatagatgaaataaaatgctttGAGCTAAAaattctcttcatagtcgtattcctcatggctgagggtcgtggtcattacgtggaatgaaatacacataaaaactgttttggcattattaatggagtgatttgccattgccttctccatttcacacacaagttaataatcaacaagtgtgcaggtttcctcacgatgttccgtaagcaagtggtggtcgatgaaaatacatgagtcaaattagtatacaaactcatgtggcacgagtaggattcgaaccagggacctttcgatccatgcgcgtcttaaccattacactaccaccgcACCgagttaaaaattacataattattattcatgcTTGTTAACACAAGATTGGTAGATTAGAATGACAAGAATACAATATGAAAAACTAGATTAGTAGTGCGCGCGCAGTAATCAAGTTTAAATGTTTGATAGCCATTGGCTGCGGTATCGTCGTGGTGTACTGGCGTTGACACATAGTGaaggtcctattctagggcggaacaaCACAACGGACTCACCAGCGTGGACATCGAGGGCGTTAGCATACAGATAGTTGTGGAAGTTGGCCGGGTCCACGTTGAGCGCGTCGCCCGCGCCGCTGAGCACAGCGAgggctgcgcgcgcgcag
Encoded proteins:
- the Ndc80 gene encoding uncharacterized protein Ndc80 isoform X1 — protein: MLPSRYVPGQSSAMRKSRLEGKPSMLPKPRRPGSTERLSVEPRRPSTAGHRSSSAEPPRATFGGGRLSREASATKLPLNGRSRSQQGDRFGQSSMTPLRSSHYASRPTTTPVRTPTEDRARNWQACLDRALSFVTMKDQRPISSVSWQRGESARVQPRLCARALQLMRPLTIARFVDIVGALLTAITRDAKLNNDNYVTKMPHLSKRLLYPGAVSKSWLKAVNTLHAFPHALALISYLLDMLTHIEMPVTDDWLYIGKDDLSRLRRDYLDKCWIRFQDPGHQFEDLNEEYLLNLKALLGNDEEKIVELQEIIKKYEACLEDEAETAAREGETRRAQRRAALAGARRAVAVARRALSADREALLAARSDHTEALRTLDVEIERATIDSQQLKQELESQTMCVTERTKLLDEVDYSNRVLDSKRDLAEQIAKMVLSKETELALWQKKTLSSCVEFKQGLIHLSGQFPDLALSIDEKELMEPECAALVSSAVARLRRRAEELAGERARRVHSRVARARQRHAHMEETRAKISELKATITREQESLETEQAIETAEANAWSQQLQEINTKMEELKKNQEVYSQAESELEFWEKQEVAWNEKLKEMREYIVYQKAECDRMLEAAKEKRANMLMECVKQWNGKVVL
- the Ndc80 gene encoding uncharacterized protein Ndc80 isoform X2 encodes the protein MLPSRYVPGQSSAMRKSRLEGKPSMLPKPRRPGSTERLSVEPRRPSTAGHRSSSAEPPRATFGGGRLSREASATKLPLNGRSRSQQGDRFGQSSMTPLRSSHYASRPTTTPVRTPTEDRARNWQACLDRALSFVTMKDQRPISSVSWQRGESARVQPRLCARALQLMRPLTIARFVDIVGALLTAITRDAKLNNDNYVTKMPHLSKRLLYPGAVSKSWLKAVNTLHAFPHALALISYLLDMLTHIEMPVTDDWLYIGKDDLSRLRRDYLDKCWIRFQDPGHQFEDLNEEYLLNLKALLGNDEEKIVELQEIIKKYEACLEDEAETAAREGETRRAQRRAALAGARRAVAVARRALSADREALLAARSDHTEALRTLDVEIERATIDSQQLKQELESQTMCVTERTKLLDEVDYSNRVLDSKRDLAEQIAKMVLSKETELALWQKKTLSSCVEFKQGLIHLSGQFPDLALSIDEKSVMDVVCQGADGAGVRGAGVVGGGAAAAARGGTRGRARAPRALARRARAPAARSHGGNPRQNIRTQSHHNPRTRIPRNRTGHRNCRSERLVPTVTGDQHKNGGTKEKSRGL